Proteins from a single region of Palaemon carinicauda isolate YSFRI2023 chromosome 1, ASM3689809v2, whole genome shotgun sequence:
- the LOC137648499 gene encoding serine/arginine repetitive matrix protein 2-like, translating into MQQSLSRDSSQKSKIHAAKPLLRLLSKVPGTCSKASPETPLKRSKVHAAKPHPRLLSKGPRYRQQSLSRDSSQRSKVHAAKPLLRLLSKIYGTCSKASPETPLKRSKVQGTCSKASPETPLKRSQVHAAKPLLRLLSKGPRYMQQSLSRDSSQKVQGTCSKASPETPLKGPRYMQQSLSRDSSQKVQGTCSKASPETPLKGPRYMQQSLSRDSSQKVPGTCSKASPETPLKGPRYMQQSLSRDSSQKLQGTCSKASPETPLKGPRSKVHAAKPLLRLLSKGPRYMQQSLSRDSSQRSKVHAAKALPRLLSKVQGTCSKASPETPLKRSKVQAAKPLLRLLSKGPRSKVHAAKPLLRLLSKGPRYMQQSLSRDSSQRSKVQGTCSKASPETPLKRSKVYAAKPLPRLLSKVQGTCSKASPETPLKGPRSKVHAAKPLLRLLSKGPRYMQQSLSRDSSQRSKVHAAKALPRLLSKVQGTCSKASPETPLKRSKVQEAKPLLRLLSKGPRYMQQSLS; encoded by the exons ATGCAGCAAAGCCTCTCCCGAGACTCCTCTCAAAAGTCCAAGATACATGCAGCAAAGCCTCTCCTGAGACTCCTCTCAAAGGTCCCAGGTACATGCAGCAAAGCCTCTCCCGAGACTCCTCTCAAAAGGTCCAAGGTACATGCAGCAAAGCCTCACCCGAGACTCCTCTCAAAAGGTCCAAGGTACAGGCAGCAAAGCCTCTCCCGAGACTCCTCTCAAAGGTCCAAGGTACATGCAGCAAAGCCTCTCCTGAGACTCCTCTCAAAGATCTATGGTACATGCAGCAAAGCCTCTCCTGAGACTCCTCTCAAAAGGTCCAAG GTCCAAGGTACATGCAGCAAAGCCTCTCCTGAGACTCCTCTCAAAAGGTCCCAGGTACATGCAGCAAAGCCTCTCCTGAGACTCCTCTCAAAAGGTCCCAGGTACATGCAGCAAAGCCTCTCCCGAGACTCCTCTCAAAAGGTCCAAGGTACATGCAGCAAAGCCTCTCCTGAGACTCCTCTCAAAGGTCCCAGGTACATGCAGCAAAGCCTCTCCCGAGACTCCTCTCAAAAGGTCCAAGGTACATGCAGCAAAGCCTCTCCTGAGACTCCTCTCAAAGGTCCCAGGTACATGCAGCAAAGCCTCTCCCGAGACTCCTCTCAAAAGGTCCCAGGTACATGCAGCAAAGCCTCTCCTGAGACTCCTCTCAAAGGTCCCAGGTACATGCAGCAAAGCCTCTCCCGAGACTCCTCTCAAAAGCTCCAAGGTACATGCAGCAAAGCCTCTCCTGAGACTCCTCTCAAAGGTCCAAG GTCCAAGGTACATGCAGCAAAGCCTCTCCTGAGACTCCTCTCAAAAGGTCCAAGGTATATGCAGCAAAGCCTCTCCCGAGACTCCTCTCAAAGGTCCAAGGTACATGCAGCAAAGGCTCTCCCGAGACTCCTCTCAAAGGTCCAAGGTACATGCAGCAAAGCCTCTCCTGAGACTCCTCTCAAAAGGTCCAAGGTACAGGCAGCAAAGCCTCTCCTGAGACTCCTCTCAAAAGGTCCAAG GTCCAAGGTACATGCAGCAAAGCCTCTCCTGAGACTCCTCTCAAAAGGTCCAAGGTATATGCAGCAAAGCCTCTCCCGAGACTCCTCTCAAAGGTCCAAG GTCCAAGGTACATGCAGCAAAGCCTCTCCTGAGACTCCTCTCAAAAGGTCCAAGGTATATGCAGCAAAGCCTCTCCCGAGACTCCTCTCAAAGGTCCAAGGTACATGCAGCAAAGCCTCTCCTGAGACTCCTCTCAAAGGTCCAAG GTCCAAGGTACATGCAGCAAAGCCTCTCCTGAGACTCCTCTCAAAAGGTCCAAGGTATATGCAGCAAAGCCTCTCCCGAGACTCCTCTCAAAGGTCCAAGGTACATGCAGCAAAGGCTCTCCCGAGACTCCTCTCAAAGGTCCAAGGTACATGCAGCAAAGCCTCTCCTGAGACTCCTCTCAAAAGGTCCAAGGTACAGGAAGCAAAGCCTCTCCTGAGACTCCTCTCAAAAGGTCCAAGGTACATGCAGCAAAGCCTCTCCTGA